CAAACAATTCCTAGCATTGTCTCTACTCCTAAGTACTCTGAAAGAAGTCTGCAATTAAGAAAGAATAAGTAAAAgtagattgaaaatagtgcagATAACTAAGAACAACTGCATTATCATGCAGCTCTTTAAAGAAAAGATCAGTGTGGCAGTAAGTACAGAGGCATTTCACTGATTGAAAATAATAAGAGCTCTTGGAATTGTGGAGTACATAAATTAACTGACTACATTAGAACCAGGAATAGTATGCTATATTAGCAAGGAAACTAATCATAAGACTTATTTCATAGAAGAGGAAGAATCTACATGTTAGATAGATAGTAAATATCAATAGCAGATAACATGCAACTTCAAACTAACCTGTTAAGATTATCATCATCCACCTTACCCAGAGTAGCAACAATACCAAGCACATCCTTAGTGAATCCGAGTTGAGGTGCATGAGTACCATGGCGCGTTGTCAGCTGACACAGAATGCCTGCAGCAGAAGTTTCATGCTGCAGAATCTGATTTACTGTTTCTTCCTCACTCTGATTGGAGGAATGGCTTTCACTTTCACCACTAGGAGGTCTTGCGGAGTGATAATTACCAAGAATAACTGAAAGGAAACTTGTCAGaagcaaaaaatgaaaatggaaaaagAGATATTATGCATCACAAATGATTATACAGATAAAATCTCCAAACAATTCTAGCATCTAAAAGTAAATCCTTCCATTCGGAAACACAGACTGGAAGTTGAGATAAAAAAACTGCGCACACTATAAGTTCTGAGCTTTGGATTGAGTTATTGGTCCTTGACTATGAAATCAAGAAGTAAATCTGCTTTTCTTTTTCGACCTAGCTTACCTATAATGAGAATTAATTTCGTGATCTCTGAATTTGTTTTTCAAATGATGCTTACTTTATTAATGATAAACACTTCCCTGTTATAACTTATAAGAGTACAAAAGGCAGACTTGAACTAGAACTCCTGCTCATATTATAATTCAAACttcctaaataaaaattctgaaaataaAACCATGCCCCTATTAGAATTAAAACTTCCTAAATAACAATTCTGATAATAAATTCCTACTCCTCAAGGACTAAGACTTCCTAAATAACTAACAATTATGAAACTAGTAAGTCCTAAACCTAATCAAAATAACGATTTATTATGATATAGACTAGCTACAACAGTTTTAACATTGTCTTCCAATACAAAAATGAGTGTGATCTCATGCACAAAGATGATAACTGGAGCTACTTCACCAAAGCATCAGTTGGTGATAGGATCTTCATCATCTGGTTCTAGTAAAGGTTCCTCCAGTCCTTCCAGCCAGTGATATCTTTTATACTGATGTCCTCATGTATACGATTAGTCATAATTATAACAAATCCCCTTAGTCTTTCGTTTCTCTAAACAGTCCTTCCACTGCTGGCCAGCAGTACCATCTTGAtaatttctcttttttcatATAGCCTTGGTAATTCAGCAGATTTATGCAACTCTACTTCGACCACGATTGTGCCTTTCAACAGTGTGTTGATGCTTACAAAAATTCTCACACATATGCaaccaatacacccttgtggtgggacccctccccggaccctcgctcagcggggacgcgtaatgcgaccgggccgcccttttttttttttttttatgcaacCAACCAGCTCAAGGGATCATACGACCCATCAAACTTAGGAAATCTAGTTTCGAGAATTTTTGAAGCAGACCTCCTCTTGCCGTCGTATTCTACTGTCCACCCCCTATCTCCTTCCTTGTTGTGCTAGATTGCCACTCTCCTCAATGGTTTCTAGTTGGAGTACCATGGCCTCCACCTTTGGCCTGTCTTTGCAGTATGAAGCTCAAAAAGGCTTCAAACTGTTTTTCCAGATTACTTGACTCACCCATAACTTGCTCTAATACCACTTTGTTAAGCTCCTGAGTTTTGGATCAAATTACGAGTCCTTGAACCTTGAAATCAGGAAGTGAAtcttacttctttttctttcgaGATAGTatgatgaaaattaattaatgcaGTTCGTTAGAGAGAAACCTGGATCTCTATGATGAGAACTCCTGACCTCTGAATTTGTTTTTCAAATAGTACTTTACGAATGATAAAATGGTTCCTTTCTATAAAAGTACAAAAGGCAGACTTAAACTAGTATTCCTATTCTATTAGATTTAACACttcctaaataaaaattctaaaaataaactaCTATCCTATTAGAATTAGAACTTCCTAAATAATAGTTCTGAAAATAAACTCTTATTTCTACTAATACTAAGACTtcctaaataaataataattccgAAAATAACAATTTCTAAATAAATTTACTCTGATTTGGACTAGCCACAACAGTTTCCTAACAACATCATTTTCTGTTTATATCAGCAAAAACTTTACTGAAATATCTTGTCTAATTAAATTGACTAAAACATTGAAGGAAACAGTGTATATGAATGACAGATCTAAACATTGCTACCACAGTACTTAAAGCACCTGGAGAACCAAGAATTAATGGCCAACAATTAAAAACAGGTGACTCAGTTGAATTTGTTAGGTAGCTACCAtgcttaaattaaaaacaattacACTACACAACATAAATTTGTTCATAGATGTGCTTGTATCCAAGTGAACATCACATGCAAATACTTCTTAGCTGAGtaatcttcaagaagaactaaTCCTCTAGAAGAggcacaaaaaataaaatttagcatACCTTGCAGATCAAGTATTGAGTCTTCTAATTTGTTTCGTTgacttttcaaaattttcaagttATCCTCATGCTGCTTGATTTGGATTCTTGCTGTGTGTAGATCATCTTGAAATTTCTGCAAAGGTTACAATTTAACAATTAGTTCTTTGACCTACTTTACATTGTAAATAAGCTATAGTAACTTAAAGGATgtctaaaaaaatacaaattgcaATGTGAAATTTCggctttttttttacaaatgtcaactccataaaaaaaaatataaataacagAAGAATTGCTTTTGATTTACACCCACATCACAACAAAATGTAAAGATCCTATGCAAACTGAAAACCTTAGAATTGTATATGACGGATTGGGCTTGCATAGAACAACCATTTTGCATTTCATTACTTGGGATAATAGTAGCTTCTTCTTCCATCACAGCTGACAAATCCTGCGGAAACACTCTATGTAAGAATTACAACTAAAACAAAAGGATCGACTTAACATTTACAACTATGAACATATCATCTCAAAGAGCAACATGACACTATGTTCCTTATACAAATAGGTAAAGCAAGGCACATTTGTATGCATCACAGTGCACCTCAAGAAACAATAAAAAGCCGACAAACAAAAACCATATTTACTAATAATGGAAATAGTCATAGTAATCTTCTGAAATCTAAAGATGATAAAAGTCTAAAACATATGAAGCCTCAGATATAATTTCTTTATGGTCTCACTGCATATAGTGAACAAATTAAAAGCCTTCAAAGCTTATGCTCCCAAATAATATCCTAATTATTGGAAGATGAAGTCATCAAAATTAGCTGCAAAGTTTAAAAGTTCTCTGCCATTCAAAAACAAGGGCTGGCAATATAATTTCTTTGATAACAACCATGCGAGCATATACATGGCGTCTACTCTTCTACAtgtcaaaattttcaaaatatagtTCACTGAGTGAAGCAAAATGAATCCAGCCACACTAATCACCATCCTTCTTAGGGTCTCGAAATTTATCATATGCGAGTATTCCAGTGATTAATATGAGATACGGTACGGCGGGGATAcagcaaattttatatataattaataatatatatatcatttataatgaaaattcaaaagatacataaatatataaatcacaaatcatattcataaagtgattataaaaacacaaataatactctaaagtcattataaaaccacaaataaCATCTATAATATTAACTAATAAGTAATTAATTCATAGCAGATCGACCAGATGAGAGGAAAAACTCGATCAAAGTAGATTGACCAGATGAGAGTGATCGACTTCAGCAAAGCAATCGAGGAAGACAACTGATTGCACAGAACCACTGAACAGAAGAACTCGATCAGATGAGAGAAAAGATTTAGGAATTTCAATTTTGTTACGGTTCAATGCATAGCACaggagagattttcaattttagtttagggttcaATCCATTTCCTGTCGGTATATACTAGTAATCCTGGGgttatttcattttaatccaTATATTTTCT
The window above is part of the Euphorbia lathyris chromosome 3, ddEupLath1.1, whole genome shotgun sequence genome. Proteins encoded here:
- the LOC136224061 gene encoding protein DEFECTIVE IN MERISTEM SILENCING 3-like, translated to MEEEATIIPSNEMQNGCSMQAQSVIYNSKKFQDDLHTARIQIKQHEDNLKILKSQRNKLEDSILDLQVILGNYHSARPPSGESESHSSNQSEEETVNQILQHETSAAGILCQLTTRHGTHAPQLGFTKDVLGIVATLGKVDDDNLNRLLSEYLGVETMLGIVCKTYEGVKALETYDKEGHINSDSGIRGFGTTIGRTLDGRFLVICLENLRPYCGEFVDDDPQRRLDLLQPKLPNGECPPGFIGFAVNMIHVDYMNLLYVSDVYGLRETLFYSLFSHLQVYKSREEMLLALPLISDGAISLDGGIIKINGFFSLGNR